One genomic window of Oncorhynchus kisutch isolate 150728-3 linkage group LG26, Okis_V2, whole genome shotgun sequence includes the following:
- the LOC109882463 gene encoding tubulin alpha chain-like, with protein sequence MRECISVHVGQAGVQMGNTCWELYCLEHGIQPDGQMPSDKPTGNLDDSFTTFFSATGTGKYVPRAIFVDLEPTVIDEVRTGTYRQLFHPEQLISGKEDAANNYARGHYTIGKEIIDSVLDRIRKLADQCTGLQGFLVFHSFGGGTGSGFTSLLMERLSVDFGKKSKLEFAIYPAPQVSTAVVEPYNSILTTHTTLEHSDCAFMVDNEAIYDICRRNLDIERPSYTNLNRLISQIVSSITASLRFDGALNVDLTEFQTNLVPYPRIHFPLATYAPVISAEKAYHEQLSVAEITNACFEPANQMVKCDPRHGKYMACCLLYRGDVVPKDVNVAIAAIKTKRSIQFVDWCPTGFKVGINYQPPTVVPGGDLAKVQRAVCMLSNTTAIAEAWARLDHKFDLMYAKRAFVHWYVGEGMEEGEFSEAREDMAALEKDYEEVGIDSFEEGEEGEEY encoded by the exons ATG CGTGAGTGTATCTCTGTTCACGTGGGCCAGGCTGGAGTCCAGATGGGCAACACCTGTTGGGAGCTGTACTGCCTGGAGCATGGGATCCAGCCGGACGGACAGATGCCCAGTGACAAGCCCACAGGTAACCTCGACGACTCCTTCACCACCTTCTTCAGCGCCACAGGCACCGGGAAGTACGTGCCACGCGCCATCTTCGTCGACCTGGAGCCCACCGTTATCG ATGAGGTGAGGACAGGCACCTATCGCCAGCTGTTCCACCCTGAGCAGCTCATCTCAGGCAAGGAGGATGCTGCCAACAACTACGCCCGCGGTCACTACACCATCGGCAAGGAGATCATTGACTCCGTCCTGGACAGGATCCGTAAACTG GCTGACCAGTGTACTGGTCTCCAAGGTTTCCTGGTTTTCCACAGCTTCGGAGGAGGCACCGGTTCTGGTTTCACCTCCCTGCTGATGGAACGTCTGTCTGTCGACTTTGGCAAGAAGTCTAAGCTGGAGTTTGCCATCTATCCAGCTCCCCAGGTGTCCACAGCTGTGGTGGAGCCCTACAACTCCATCCTGACCACTCACACCACCCTGGAGCACTCTGACTGTGCCTTCATGGTGGACAATGAGGCCATCTATGACATCTGCCGTAGGAACCTTGACATTGAGCGTCCCTCGTACACCAACCTCAACAGGCTGATCAGTCAGATCGTCTCCTCCATCACTGCCTCCCTGCGTTTCGATGGAGCCCTGAATGTtgatctgacagagttccagaccaACTTGGTGCCCTACCCCCGTATCCACTTCCCTCTGGCCACATATGCCCCGGTCATCTCTGCTGAGAAGGCCTATCACGAGCAGCTGTCAGTCGCTGAGATCACCAATGCCTGCTTTGAGCCGGCCAATCAGATGGTGAAATGTGACCCCCGTCATGGCAAATACATGGCCTGCTGTCTCCTGTACCGTGGTGACGTTGTTCCCAAGGATGTCAATGTGGCGATCGCTGCCATCAAAACCAAGAGGAGTATCCAGTTTGTGGACTGGTGTCCCACTGGTTTCAAGGTGGGTATCAACTACCAGCCCCCTACGGTGGTTCCTGGAGGAGACCTGGCCAAGGTCCAGAGGGCTGTGTGCATGCTGAGTAACACCACAGCCATCGCTGAGGCCTGGGCCCGTCTGGACCACAAGTTTGACCTGATGTATGCCAAGAGAGCCTTTGTGCACTGGTACGTTGGTGAGGGCATGGAGGAGGGAGAGTTCTCTGAGGCCAGAGAAGACATGGCAGCCCTGGAGAAGGATTATGAAGAGGTGGGCATTGACTCGTTTGAGGAAGGGGAAGAAGGAGAAGAGTATTAA